In one window of Armatimonadota bacterium DNA:
- a CDS encoding GNAT family N-acetyltransferase produces the protein MEILQFEPEMAAGVARCYSDLVAGVPHCAPVSAEAFAALEPLAGPRAHSDEMLVARGANSEVAGFVHLAVAAPPTEDGHPKDEPGLIRFLSYRPGQRAVGQALLDAAESWVRERERPSILAWCNDYMYPFYHLPFAHLSERISHVHALFGLREYTVHWSELLFEWRDFTPPAAVRPDLDFELRIEPLENITIGHKVMATGLAVRALRGTQEVGVCGMARAGEDFPRTNASDWCFCYELHVEESLRGHGLGKFLLATGLGEMKSLGCPHAAISTDWDNYRAALFYANVGYRLIDRTFSFRKEMSGGGGAAQD, from the coding sequence ATGGAGATACTGCAATTCGAGCCGGAGATGGCAGCGGGTGTCGCGCGATGCTACAGCGACCTCGTCGCGGGCGTGCCGCACTGCGCGCCGGTCAGCGCAGAGGCATTTGCCGCACTGGAGCCCCTCGCAGGTCCGCGTGCCCACAGCGATGAGATGCTGGTGGCGCGCGGCGCGAACAGCGAGGTGGCCGGCTTCGTTCACCTCGCAGTCGCCGCGCCGCCGACGGAGGACGGGCACCCAAAGGATGAGCCGGGGTTGATTCGCTTCCTGTCATACCGCCCCGGCCAGCGGGCGGTCGGTCAGGCGCTACTCGATGCGGCGGAGAGCTGGGTGCGCGAGCGCGAAAGGCCGAGCATCCTCGCGTGGTGCAACGATTACATGTATCCGTTCTACCATCTGCCGTTCGCGCATCTCTCGGAGCGCATCAGCCACGTGCACGCGCTGTTCGGGCTGCGCGAATACACCGTTCACTGGAGCGAGCTGCTATTCGAGTGGCGCGACTTTACGCCGCCGGCGGCGGTGCGGCCCGATCTGGATTTCGAGTTGAGGATCGAGCCCTTGGAGAACATCACGATCGGCCACAAGGTCATGGCCACCGGCCTCGCGGTGCGGGCGCTGCGCGGGACGCAGGAGGTCGGTGTATGCGGCATGGCACGTGCAGGCGAGGACTTCCCGCGCACCAATGCCTCGGACTGGTGCTTCTGCTACGAACTCCACGTCGAGGAATCGCTGCGCGGCCACGGCCTCGGCAAGTTCCTGCTCGCGACGGGGCTTGGGGAAATGAAGAGCCTGGGCTGCCCTCACGCTGCCATCAGCACCGACTGGGACAACTACCGCGCGGCGCTGTTCTACGCCAACGTAGGCTATCGGCTGATCGATCGGACGTTCAGCTTTCGCAAGGAGATGAGCGGCGGTGGCGGCGCCGCCCAGGATTAG
- a CDS encoding GNAT family N-acetyltransferase: MKARADEDPCGEERLLARLRESPLDYRSALGVLDPEHLEWRDEGKPEHDLTFVADVPLLMVWTDGVCHVLAEPDEAAARAVAEFVSRLSLNELCVLGDAAFRVFRPLIANGRWRWSREYGVTAEEFRPRTSDCVRRLEPDDRSRLERACQRVAVLRKSQSTKRDFDLMARGFPVVCYGAFAGEELVGFCSSNPIYRGVTEISWLAVSARHRRQGLASGLLTAQAQQAFARGDAAGYYAGSAGDHLHAMLLKLGFRELLAHYRFIPEGARDQWRADWGKPV; encoded by the coding sequence ATGAAAGCACGAGCAGACGAGGATCCATGCGGGGAAGAGCGCCTGCTGGCGCGGCTGCGGGAGTCGCCGCTCGATTACCGCTCTGCGCTGGGCGTGCTCGACCCGGAGCATCTGGAATGGCGCGATGAGGGCAAGCCAGAGCATGACTTGACCTTCGTCGCCGACGTGCCGCTGCTCATGGTGTGGACGGACGGCGTTTGCCACGTTCTAGCGGAGCCGGACGAGGCCGCAGCGCGCGCCGTCGCGGAGTTCGTCTCACGCCTGAGCCTCAACGAGCTGTGCGTGCTCGGTGATGCCGCGTTCAGGGTCTTCAGGCCGCTTATTGCCAACGGTCGGTGGCGGTGGTCGCGGGAGTATGGCGTGACGGCGGAGGAGTTTCGACCGCGCACGTCCGACTGCGTCAGGAGGCTTGAGCCGGATGACCGAAGTAGACTCGAACGGGCGTGCCAGAGAGTCGCGGTGCTGCGCAAGTCACAGAGCACGAAGCGGGATTTCGATCTGATGGCGCGCGGATTCCCGGTGGTGTGTTATGGCGCCTTCGCGGGTGAGGAGCTTGTGGGCTTTTGCTCGTCCAATCCGATCTATCGCGGGGTCACGGAGATCAGTTGGCTCGCGGTGTCAGCAAGGCACCGCCGTCAGGGGCTGGCGTCGGGCCTGCTCACCGCGCAGGCGCAGCAGGCTTTCGCGCGGGGCGATGCCGCGGGTTACTATGCAGGCTCAGCGGGAGACCACCTGCACGCGATGCTATTGAAGCTGGGGTTCCGTGAGTTGCTGGCTCATTACCGTTTCATCCCGGAAGGCGCTCGCGACCAGTGGCGCGCGGACTGGGGCAAGCCGGTGTAG
- a CDS encoding methyltransferase domain-containing protein → MTDRVNMRQAWNRISPGYQEDYQIPTDFVHYGPHCPNEDQLQLIGDVRGKHVLEIGCGGGQCAVAFAKRGAIATGVDIADTQIRFARELARREGVEVTFIRRGIEDLTPIADASQEVVFSAYAVNYVRRIDRCFGEVARVLRPGGLLVFSGCHPFWLCLAEARMAVVTSYHERTPDEWDWERRGKRLNAVVREYRRTIGDWHRLLREAGLEVLDIIEPEPVESGSGQDWGGHYSPKRQRMVPATIIWKARRPFTTRGALRRQESDDERP, encoded by the coding sequence ATGACCGACCGAGTCAACATGCGCCAGGCCTGGAACCGGATCTCACCGGGTTACCAGGAGGACTACCAGATTCCGACCGACTTCGTGCACTATGGGCCGCACTGCCCGAACGAGGATCAGCTTCAATTGATCGGCGACGTGCGCGGCAAGCACGTGCTCGAGATCGGCTGCGGCGGCGGCCAGTGCGCCGTCGCTTTCGCCAAGCGCGGCGCAATCGCAACCGGCGTTGACATTGCCGACACGCAGATACGATTCGCGCGTGAACTCGCGCGGCGCGAGGGCGTCGAGGTCACTTTCATCCGTCGCGGCATCGAGGACTTGACGCCGATAGCGGACGCGAGCCAGGAGGTGGTCTTCTCCGCATATGCCGTCAACTACGTCCGGCGCATTGACCGCTGCTTCGGCGAGGTCGCGCGTGTGCTGCGCCCGGGCGGGCTGTTGGTGTTCAGCGGGTGCCATCCATTCTGGCTATGCCTCGCCGAAGCGAGGATGGCCGTGGTGACGAGCTACCACGAGCGGACGCCCGATGAATGGGACTGGGAGCGACGCGGCAAGCGGCTCAATGCGGTAGTCAGGGAATACCGGCGCACGATCGGCGACTGGCACCGGCTGCTGCGCGAGGCGGGGCTGGAGGTGCTCGACATCATCGAGCCGGAGCCGGTGGAATCCGGCAGCGGCCAGGATTGGGGCGGCCACTATTCGCCGAAGCGCCAGCGCATGGTGCCCGCGACGATCATCTGGAAAGCAAGAAGGCCTTTCACGACTCGAGGCGCGCTTCGGCGACAGGAGTCAGACGATGAAAGGCCTTGA
- a CDS encoding sugar-binding protein, whose product MRRLLVIAVLAVVCVSLCSCSRHGRMPASPMQRPTVAFVTNNVSDFWLIAKAGVKQAEQDFGADCEFRMPAQGTATEQKAIVEDLIVKGLSGIAISPVDPANQTDMLNEAAAKVNLITHDSDAPDSDRLCYIGTNNYQAGVAAGKELLEALPDGGKVMVFVGTLDAENARNRNQGVADAVRGSRIEILGTLTDNTDHAKAKANVEDTLIKHRDIAALVGLWSYNGPAIAEAVRAAGKQGKVKVVCFDEDSSTLQAVKDGVIQATVVQKPYEFGYQSVKMLAALARGEDAGIPESKVIDTGVEVITRDNVDEFWAKLKEQVGRK is encoded by the coding sequence GTGAGACGGCTCCTTGTCATAGCGGTATTAGCGGTTGTGTGTGTGTCCCTCTGCTCGTGCAGCAGGCATGGGCGCATGCCGGCATCCCCCATGCAGCGCCCCACGGTGGCCTTCGTCACCAACAACGTGTCGGACTTCTGGCTCATCGCCAAGGCGGGCGTCAAGCAGGCGGAACAGGACTTCGGCGCCGACTGCGAGTTCCGCATGCCGGCACAGGGCACCGCGACGGAGCAGAAGGCCATCGTCGAGGACCTCATCGTCAAGGGCCTATCCGGCATCGCCATCTCTCCCGTCGATCCCGCCAATCAGACGGACATGCTCAACGAGGCCGCCGCGAAGGTCAACCTCATCACCCATGACTCGGACGCTCCGGACAGCGACCGCCTGTGCTACATCGGCACCAACAACTACCAGGCCGGCGTCGCCGCAGGCAAGGAATTGCTGGAGGCGTTGCCCGACGGCGGCAAGGTGATGGTGTTCGTCGGAACGCTCGACGCCGAGAACGCCCGCAACCGCAACCAGGGCGTCGCCGACGCGGTCAGGGGCAGCCGGATCGAGATCCTCGGCACCCTCACCGACAATACCGATCACGCCAAAGCCAAGGCCAATGTCGAGGATACACTCATCAAGCACCGCGACATCGCCGCGCTCGTCGGCCTGTGGTCGTACAACGGCCCCGCGATTGCCGAGGCGGTGCGCGCCGCCGGCAAGCAGGGCAAGGTCAAGGTCGTCTGCTTCGACGAAGACTCTTCCACGCTGCAGGCGGTGAAGGACGGCGTGATACAAGCCACCGTGGTGCAGAAGCCGTATGAGTTCGGCTACCAGTCCGTGAAGATGCTGGCGGCGCTCGCGCGCGGCGAGGACGCCGGCATTCCCGAGAGCAAGGTCATAGACACCGGCGTCGAAGTCATCACTCGGGACAACGTGGACGAGTTCTGGGCCAAGCTCAAGGAGCAGGTGGGACGGAAGTAG
- a CDS encoding radical SAM protein: protein MPAVPRDQVGVALDVFGCPNRCWHCYLGVPPVARKPLTEEDLRAVVGQVRAFKRPGEHEPLWRKLRVSTWVREPDYSDDYKRLYDLENELGDVPSPRAEWELLSVWRLARDPEYAEWAHSIGVRVCQISFFGLDKVTDWAYRRRGAFQDAIVATERLLAAGIRPRWQWFLTKRIIPDLPGLIKLTRELRLRERCEALGGPFTLLLHCPSPDGEAWNLEHLRPTVEDVTHVTALLRERGELEILRPLGEPEGRLVRQLMSNHHPALTSVADVVPGGLWLFVLPGSDVYSNLLGELSPAWRLGNLRRDGPAAIVDALQNERPPGLQAMFRVPVSDLARRFGRPYGRRVYTADDLKERWARMWANAAYSAEPGGMSPQAQRGLPACGGNLGSGETCRQHVEGQEP from the coding sequence ATGCCTGCGGTTCCGAGAGACCAAGTCGGCGTTGCGCTCGACGTGTTCGGCTGCCCGAACCGGTGCTGGCACTGCTATCTCGGCGTGCCGCCAGTCGCGCGCAAGCCGCTGACCGAGGAGGATCTACGCGCGGTCGTCGGGCAAGTTCGCGCCTTCAAACGCCCGGGGGAGCATGAGCCGCTGTGGCGGAAGCTGCGCGTGTCAACCTGGGTGCGCGAGCCCGATTACTCGGACGACTACAAGCGGCTGTACGATCTGGAGAACGAACTCGGCGACGTGCCGTCGCCGCGGGCGGAGTGGGAACTGCTCAGCGTCTGGCGGCTGGCGCGCGACCCGGAGTACGCGGAATGGGCGCACAGCATCGGCGTGCGCGTCTGCCAGATATCGTTCTTCGGACTGGACAAGGTCACCGACTGGGCATACCGCAGGCGCGGCGCGTTCCAGGACGCTATCGTGGCAACCGAGCGACTGCTTGCCGCCGGCATCCGCCCGCGCTGGCAGTGGTTCCTCACGAAGCGCATTATTCCCGATCTGCCCGGGCTGATCAAACTGACCCGTGAGCTGCGGCTGCGTGAGAGATGCGAGGCGCTGGGCGGGCCGTTCACGCTGTTACTGCATTGCCCATCGCCGGACGGTGAAGCGTGGAATCTGGAGCACCTGCGGCCGACGGTTGAGGATGTGACGCACGTCACCGCGCTGCTGCGCGAGCGCGGCGAACTTGAGATTCTGCGGCCGCTGGGTGAACCCGAGGGCCGCTTGGTGCGTCAACTGATGAGCAACCATCACCCGGCACTCACGTCCGTGGCCGACGTGGTCCCCGGCGGCTTGTGGCTATTCGTCCTGCCCGGGTCCGACGTGTACTCCAATCTCCTCGGCGAGCTGAGCCCGGCCTGGCGGCTCGGAAATCTCAGACGTGACGGACCGGCCGCGATCGTTGACGCACTCCAGAACGAGCGACCGCCGGGCCTACAGGCGATGTTCCGCGTGCCGGTGTCGGACCTCGCACGTCGCTTCGGCCGGCCCTACGGCCGCCGTGTCTACACGGCGGATGACTTGAAGGAGCGCTGGGCGCGGATGTGGGCGAACGCAGCTTACTCGGCCGAGCCGGGCGGGATGTCACCCCAAGCGCAGCGAGGTTTGCCGGCCTGCGGCGGGAATCTCGGCTCGGGCGAAACATGCCGGCAGCATGTGGAAGGGCAGGAACCATGA
- a CDS encoding SAM-dependent methyltransferase — protein MNERDVPSSFRDPSGAVFSRDGELYRRVNIAYRDHYDHLVNSGLYDALVNADLLVPHREVDLEVAAADEVYRTIKPEPIGFISYPYEWCFSQLQDAALATLKIQELALQHGMCLKDASTYNIQFRKGKPILIDTLSFEKYEPGRPWVAYRQFCQHFLAPLALMACTDVRLSQLLRIYIDGVPLDLASALLPWRTRLSPLLSVHLHVHARMQSRFGDKAIDATRRGLSPAGMRGLVDALRTSTRRLTWKPEGTVWADYYEDTSYAADASEDKRRLISEFVEAAAPRTVWDLGANVGLYSRIASDKGVPTVAFDMDPAAVERNYLQCRRSEETNLLPLVLDLTNPSSGIGWANEERLSLAARGPADLVLALALVHHLAIANNVPFAMMARFFHAITRWLVIEFVPKDDPQVQRLLRSREDVFADYDQGAFEREFAEHFTINSCQPIAASPRTLYLMRRREGSA, from the coding sequence ATGAATGAGCGAGACGTTCCGAGTTCGTTTCGCGATCCAAGCGGCGCGGTGTTCTCGCGGGACGGCGAACTCTACCGGCGCGTCAACATTGCTTATCGGGATCATTACGACCACCTGGTCAACTCGGGGCTCTACGACGCCCTCGTCAATGCCGACCTCCTTGTGCCCCATCGGGAAGTGGACCTGGAAGTGGCTGCGGCCGATGAGGTCTATCGGACCATCAAGCCCGAGCCGATCGGATTCATCTCCTACCCCTACGAATGGTGCTTCAGCCAGTTGCAGGACGCGGCGCTCGCCACGCTCAAGATTCAGGAACTGGCGCTGCAACACGGCATGTGCCTCAAGGATGCCAGCACGTACAACATTCAGTTCAGAAAAGGCAAGCCGATCCTGATTGACACGCTGTCATTCGAGAAGTACGAGCCGGGCCGGCCGTGGGTCGCGTACCGGCAGTTCTGCCAGCACTTCCTGGCGCCGCTGGCGCTGATGGCGTGTACCGATGTCCGGCTCAGTCAACTGTTGCGCATCTACATAGACGGGGTGCCGCTGGACTTGGCGAGCGCGCTGCTGCCGTGGCGGACGCGGCTGAGCCCCTTGCTGTCAGTCCATCTGCACGTGCACGCCCGGATGCAGAGCAGGTTCGGCGACAAGGCGATTGACGCGACCCGACGTGGGTTGAGCCCCGCCGGCATGCGTGGCCTCGTGGACGCGCTGCGGACCTCGACCCGGCGGCTTACGTGGAAGCCCGAAGGAACGGTATGGGCCGACTACTACGAGGACACGAGCTACGCGGCGGATGCGAGCGAGGACAAGCGCCGGCTAATCAGTGAGTTCGTGGAGGCTGCCGCGCCCAGGACAGTGTGGGATCTCGGCGCGAACGTGGGCCTGTACAGCCGGATCGCCAGCGACAAGGGCGTCCCTACCGTGGCCTTCGATATGGACCCCGCCGCTGTGGAGAGGAACTACCTCCAGTGTCGCCGGAGCGAGGAGACCAACCTTCTGCCGCTGGTGCTCGACCTGACCAACCCGAGTTCCGGCATCGGCTGGGCGAACGAGGAGCGCCTGTCGCTGGCGGCGCGCGGGCCGGCTGACCTGGTGCTGGCGCTGGCTCTCGTTCATCACCTCGCGATCGCGAACAACGTCCCGTTCGCGATGATGGCCCGGTTCTTCCATGCCATAACCCGGTGGCTGGTAATCGAGTTCGTTCCCAAGGACGACCCGCAGGTGCAGCGACTGCTGCGTTCGCGCGAGGACGTCTTCGCGGATTACGACCAAGGCGCGTTCGAGCGCGAGTTCGCCGAACACTTCACAATCAACTCGTGCCAGCCAATCGCAGCATCGCCGAGGACGCTCTACCTAATGCGTCGGCGGGAGGGCTCGGCGTGA
- a CDS encoding DUF4037 domain-containing protein, which translates to MKGLDLSRRYFNGLGMPALQRLFPEWVDRVACGLIGGGSDVCGYDDGVSRDHNWGPRFWVVLRPEDYANIGERMQEVLLAGLPEQFEGHRIRGFPPGAGERHVRVWDLRALCESMLGYPEVPDDDLSWLGVPEQKLFEIHAGEVWHDPQRLLVGLREHTAYFPEMVWRKRMAFLWEGLFFADNFVRCALRGERVAEQMYLAWALHCIMRTAFLLNRRYAPYRKWLHRAFRELPLLADELDPRLARMMDGPSPQEKADAFRGALEILGRATNDLGIIARQAFESDESFGVAFNFYGFATAIQGTITGPLAKLSYAEGAPDQWAFDLGTARPLRYPDIVRALFPDACRRDTSDPSAQ; encoded by the coding sequence ATGAAAGGCCTTGATTTGTCTCGCCGCTACTTCAATGGACTGGGGATGCCTGCATTGCAGCGGCTCTTCCCGGAGTGGGTAGATCGCGTCGCCTGCGGACTCATCGGCGGAGGCTCGGACGTCTGCGGCTACGACGACGGGGTCTCGCGCGACCACAATTGGGGGCCGCGGTTCTGGGTCGTCCTGCGCCCGGAGGATTACGCCAACATCGGCGAGCGCATGCAGGAGGTGCTGCTCGCCGGACTTCCGGAGCAATTCGAGGGGCACCGCATTCGCGGATTCCCTCCCGGCGCGGGGGAGCGTCACGTCAGGGTGTGGGACCTACGCGCGCTGTGCGAATCCATGCTCGGCTATCCGGAGGTTCCCGACGACGACCTCTCGTGGCTGGGGGTACCGGAGCAGAAGCTGTTCGAGATCCACGCGGGAGAGGTGTGGCACGATCCGCAGCGCCTGCTCGTCGGACTGCGCGAGCACACCGCGTACTTCCCCGAGATGGTGTGGCGCAAGCGCATGGCGTTTCTGTGGGAAGGTCTATTCTTCGCCGACAACTTCGTGCGCTGCGCCCTTCGCGGCGAGCGGGTCGCGGAGCAGATGTACCTGGCGTGGGCGCTCCACTGCATCATGCGCACAGCGTTCTTGCTCAACCGGCGCTACGCGCCCTACCGCAAGTGGCTGCATCGCGCGTTTCGGGAATTGCCCCTCCTGGCGGATGAACTCGACCCGCGGCTGGCGCGCATGATGGACGGCCCTTCGCCGCAGGAGAAAGCCGATGCGTTCCGCGGGGCGCTCGAAATCCTCGGCAGGGCGACCAATGACCTGGGCATCATCGCGCGTCAGGCGTTCGAGAGTGACGAGTCCTTCGGCGTCGCGTTCAACTTCTATGGTTTCGCGACCGCCATCCAGGGGACGATCACCGGCCCTCTCGCCAAGCTCTCATACGCCGAGGGCGCGCCCGACCAGTGGGCATTTGACCTCGGCACGGCCAGGCCGCTGCGGTACCCCGACATCGTGCGCGCGCTGTTTCCCGACGCCTGTCGGAGAGACACGAGCGATCCCTCAGCGCAGTGA